The Streptomyces sp. 135 sequence CCGTCACCGCCACCGTCGTCCTCGCGCGCGCCAGGGCCGCGGCGAGCGGCAGCAGCAGCGGGAATCCGGGCAGCAGGAAGCGGGCCCGCGGGAAGTAGACGCCGCTGCTGCCGAGCACGATCAGCAGGAGCAGGCCGGTGAAGAGCAGCAGGGGAAGCGGCTGGCGGTCGGCCGCCGAGAGTACGTAGAGCACGACCGAGCCCAGCAGCACCGCCGTCACCATCGCGTAGAACAGCGCCGGCCGCTCGGTGACGAACAGCGCCTGCATCCTGCGCACCGTCTCGACGCCGCCGTCCCACTTGTTGTGCCACAGCTTCTGTACGGCGAAATAGCCGTCCCAGCGGCCGAGGCGCAGGCCCACCCAGGTGACGTACGTGAGCCAGCCGAGGGGAGCCAGGAGGGCGCCCAGGAGCGGGCGCGCCGAGAAACCGCGCCGCAGTGCGAGCAGCGCCGTCACGGAGACCGCCGCGGCCAGGGCCACCCCCGTGGGGCGGGTGAGGCCGGCCAGCGCCGCCAGGGAGCCCGCCCACAGCCAGCGGCCGCTCAGCACCGCGTACAGCGACCACGCGGCGAGCGCCGTGAAGAGGGATTCGGTGTAGCCCATCCACTGCACGAGCGCCACGGGCAGGCTGCCCCAGAGCATCGCGAGGAAGACCCCCGCCCGGCGGCCGTACAGCCGGTCGCCCACCGCGAAGACGCCCCATGCCGCGAGGAACGAGCAGAGCAGCGAGACGCCGAGGCCCGCCGCGCCGCGCGGCAGGCCGGGGAGCAGGGCGTCGCCCGCGCGGACGAGCAGGGGGTACAGCGGGAAGAACGCGAGGTTGTTCGCGTCGTACGCGGTGCCCAGGGTGTGCGCGTAGCCGTTCGAGGCGATCTTCAGATACCAGTCGCAGTCCCATGACGCCATCAGCAGATGCCGTACGCTGCGGCGCTCGCCGTGCGCCCAGGGGACGAAGACCAGCAGGCCGAGCGTGCGCACGGCCGCGTACGCGAGCAGCGCGGGGGAGGCGTGGCGCAGGGCGCGGGCCGCGCGGCGGCGCAGGCCGGGGGGCGGCTGCGCGGTGGTGAGGGGGCGCCGGGACGCCGGGACCTTGGAGGGGGCGGCGGTGGAAGGAATCGGTCCGTACGGCACTGCGGCAGCTCCCCGAACGTGAACGTGCGCTACCGGTCGACCCTTCCTGGGGGACCGGCAGCGCACCGTTCCGCTGCGGCAGCTGCGGGAGTCAAATCACTCGGACGGGTGGGTTTCCGCTCGGGACGCCCGTCCGAGTGGGTGGCGTCAGATGCCTGCCGCCGCCGACAGGTCCCGCTTGATCGCGGCGAGCAGGTCCGCCGCCCGCGCGCGGGCCGCCGGGAGGTCCGCCTGCCCGGCCACCGGGACCACCACTTCGAGGTAGCACTTGAGCTTCGGCTCCGTGCCGCTCGGGCGCACGATGACGCGGGCGCCGTCGAGGGTGTAGCGCAGGCCGTCGGTGGGCGGCAGCGTGTCCGTGCCCCGCGTCAGGTCCTCGGCCTTCGTCACGGGCAGGCCCGCCAGCTCCGTCGGCGACTGCTCGCGCAGGCGGCGCATCGCGTCCGCGATCAGGGAGAGGTCCTCCACGC is a genomic window containing:
- a CDS encoding glycosyltransferase family 39 protein; the protein is MPYGPIPSTAAPSKVPASRRPLTTAQPPPGLRRRAARALRHASPALLAYAAVRTLGLLVFVPWAHGERRSVRHLLMASWDCDWYLKIASNGYAHTLGTAYDANNLAFFPLYPLLVRAGDALLPGLPRGAAGLGVSLLCSFLAAWGVFAVGDRLYGRRAGVFLAMLWGSLPVALVQWMGYTESLFTALAAWSLYAVLSGRWLWAGSLAALAGLTRPTGVALAAAVSVTALLALRRGFSARPLLGALLAPLGWLTYVTWVGLRLGRWDGYFAVQKLWHNKWDGGVETVRRMQALFVTERPALFYAMVTAVLLGSVVLYVLSAADRQPLPLLLFTGLLLLIVLGSSGVYFPRARFLLPGFPLLLPLAAALARARTTVAVTVLTAAAFGSAVFGGHMLLGWHGPP